gctgtagttaaaaaattatttatataaagagAAAATGGTTAAATTTCTCTTTAATCTATAATCAAATTTTCAActacacatttatattttataataattctaTTACCCCCTTGAGCTACTTGAAAGTGAAATATACACCACCTAAAATTAGAGAACCACATTCTTTATATGTGGTGTGGGCACGCGTTACAATTatcaaatatcttttttttttaaaaaaagaaaaaggtaaatattgttcttcttcttcattgcCAACAACATCATGTTTACTCTTCTCTTTTCCTGagacatatatttatttattttaactgtAAATTCCACCTAAACCCTTATCTCTCTCCACCCCATTTCTTCGTAGACACCCCACCCCCACCTTCATCTTCCATAACCCACAAATTAAATCTCATTTCACGATTTATGTCAACACTTATCATCTCTTTTTCGGgtcaaagaaattaaaaatatttatcaacaaCATCAGTATCACAACAACAATTTTATCAATTCATTCAGATCAACCCCTTCACCTCTCACACACAAAATTTGCAATCTTGTCACCAATTTTAAGTTCGAAGTTCTTGCTAATCGTCTTGGACTTGAGTAGTACAACTACGCCCTTTTgaatccttctataaatagtgAAGGATTTATGCCTCTTAAACATGAGGAAATAATTTGGATTATCAAGGTTGAGCATAATCGACTAGTGATTGCTGCTCAAGTTTCTAAAATCGTTATTAGACGTAGTTTAAATTCTTCATCGAACAATAATGGAGATTAGAGATAAGATCTAAAGGTTGATAAGTTTTATTAGAGTGAAGAAATTAAACatgatttaatttttccttaattttattcACTATATGAGTAATAATTGTAATGCTTATTTGGTGATTTTGATGTTTGTGAGTAAATAGTGAGAcaaataatgagaaaaattaCAAGATGGGTGAAGAGATGGGCTGCTATAGTAGTTGACAAGTGGTGCTTCAACAATGGTGATGAAGAACATATACATGTACGGTAATTTTTTTGAGTGATgagagaacaaaaaaaaagtagagaaaattaaagaacaaacaagtaaaaaaaaagttatatgtaaaaaaaaagtcgaattttttttaaaatatctttttatcagttttttcaactttcaaatgCCTTCGGAGAGTGCGCACACTATCTGTGTCATGTCAATACTTAAGAGTGTATTTATATcactttaaaataattcaagggggtaatagaaccCTTGTAAAATATAAGTGTGTAGTTGAGAATCCAATTATATATTGAGGGTGTATTTGAccaaaatgtatatataatttatcagtttgatttgattatttttaatcaattgttgttatttgtaaacttttaaaatcaaagaaaatccaaaataatatatacttatttatttaagagaaaaTTAGTCATATCAGCAAACATATATTACCCCCTCTATACCTAATTATTTGTCCACTTTTAATTTGAAGTTGCAcatctattaagaaaacaattattgaaatagtgatttttttatttaacccctattaattatgaagtggatgagttaaaaacttaagattttcaaaaagttttacctttttcaaagtaattaattgaggtATAATaggtttaaaaaataaattatttttgtcaaaatagacaagtaattaagaacatctataaaaaaaaatataaacaataaatagaaataaaaagaatagttaattagttaatatagATATAATTCGCTTAATCGCTACTCGAACAACGCCCCAAGAAcactttatgaaaaaaaaaagttcccAAAGTCGATGTCAAGGTCAAATCCAAGGCCATATACAACCTCACGTATATATGTTGCTATGCAAAATCATGGTCAGCCAAGCCAGGCTGATGATGCAGGAATTAATAATATCTCTACTTGGGTTGGAAGATCTGAGGCCAGAAGTTTGATGCTATAAAAGAGATTGTTtcgagaaaagaaaaataagagaggTGATTAATAATTTGGAGAATTCTAACATTTATcgataaagttaaattagaagtAGCTAATCAATTGAGATATGAAGATTCTCAaaacaaataagtaattaatagtGAGtacaaaatgtcaaaatttacTATCTTTTCttgtaatgataaaataattattacttaaaataaagaaatatatttaaaaaaatactgaataaataaaattaaacaaaagagggataataatgtaattttaacaataaataaGAAGATACTGAAACTTATAcataaatttgcatttgtcGATTGCGTTTTATGCCTTATTTTCGTAGTTTTTTCTGTTTAGGCATCCAAAAAGAGGTTTTCAAGCTTTCAACGctataaatctttttttaagagacaaaagataaaattgtgggtcgaaaaaaagaaaaaataggggAAGGGATTAACAGTTTAGAGAATCAAACATCCAACgataaagttaaattttaagttgttaatcAATTGAGATACGAAGATTCAGAaaacaaataagtaattaatgttgagcataaaatgtaaaaagtacttattttttcttgtaatgaTAATAgtattaaacaaaataaataaatatattttcaaaatagtgaacaaataaaattaaacaaaaagggtaataatgtaattacaaaaataaataagaagagGTTGAAACTTATACATAAATCGCATTCGCTAAATATGTTTTATGCATTATTTTCTCAACTCTTTCTATTTAGGGATGTAAAAAGGgtttttttaagttttcaacgatttgatctttttttaaaagacaaaagataaaattatgggtcgaggaaagaaaaaattcagaattgaattataaatttagagaaTCAAACATTCACcaataaagttaaatttaaaatagcTAATCAATTGAGATACAAAGATTTggaaaaaacaattaatattgactataaaatgtaaaaaatcattatcttttcttgtaataataaaaatattaaataaagaataaatatatctTCAATATAGTGAccaaataaaattgaatgaaaagGGTAATAATGtaaatttcaacaataaataagAAGACTTTGTAATTTATACATTAATTGTGTTCTCGGATAGCGTTTTATGACTTAATTTCTCAGCTTTTTCTATTTAGACATCTAAGAATggttttttaaaagttttcaacgctatgatctttttttaaaagacaaaaaaaatgaaattgtgaatgagaaaagaaaaataggggAGGGGATAACAATTTAGAGAATCGAACACATCgataaagttaaattttagtTAGCTAATCAATTGAGATACAAAGATTCTGAAAACAAATAAGCATATTAATGTTGaggataaattataataaaaaataaatatattttcttgtaatgataatagttttttttaaaaaaaagaaataaatatattttcaaaatagtgcgcaaataaaattaaacggaaatggtaataatatattttaaactaGAAGAGGCTGAAACTTATACGTAAATCGCATTTGCCGAATGCGTTTTATGCCTTATTTTCACACCTCTTTGTATTTAGGCATCTAAGAAGGGGTTTTCAAGTTTTCAATGCTATTgacatttctttaaaaaatgaacaagtcgaaaaagaaaaataggagagtggATTGACAATTTAGAAAATCGAACATTCAccgataaaattaaattttaaatagttaatCAATTGAGATATCAAATTTCTGAAAACAAATTAGCAATAAATGTTGagtataaaatgtaaaaaataattatctttttcttgtaaagaaaaaaatattaattaaaagaaataaatatattttcaaaatagtgaacaaataaaattgaacGGAAAGggtaataatataatttgaacaATAAATACGAAGAGACTAAAACTTATACATAATCGAGTTCTCCAAAGGCGTTTTATGTCTAATTTTCTTagttctttctattttcatttttcaacttttcaacGCTATAGCCTTTTTTAAAGAGAACAAATAAAATTGTGgatcgaaaaaataaaaatagtggaggaaattaatattttaaagaatcTAACATTCAGTGATAAAGTTAAATTTCAGACAGTTGATTACTTGAGATACGAAGATTctgaaaataaataaggaatTAATGTTGAGTATAAAATGTAAAAAGTTATTATCTTTTGTTGCAATGATAAAAGtattaaatgaaagaaataaatatatttacaaaatagtgaacaaataaaattaaacgaaAAGGGTAATAATgtaatttcaataataaataagaagagATTGTAACTTATACATAAATCGCTTTCGCAGAATGcgttttatgacttattttctcaGCTCTTTCTATATAGGCATCCAAGAAGGGTTTTTCAACTTTCAACGCTATGACCattttttaaaagacaaaaaataaaattgtgggtcgagaaaagaaaaataggggAGTGGTTTAACAATTTAGAGAATCGAACATTCATCAATAAAGTTAAACTTTAGGTAGCTAATCAATCGAGATACAGAAGAGGCAATAATgtaatttcaacaataaataagTAGAGACTGAAAGAACTTTAAGGAGCAAAATATTTGCAGATTGATTGAGCCTTTATCCCAGGTCGAGATTGCAAATATTACTGAGTTGATTGACTTGTCAGCTGACCATGTTTAGTAGTTATACATAGATATAAACATTATgcgataataatatatttagtataatcTCATAAAACATGGTTTAAAGTGGATAGTGACCGACAATTTAAAATActaggggtcgtttggtttgttgtattcaaaataatgaattttaagaACAATTTATTCGTTTACAAAAATGCCCTATATGAATGTAAAAAGTGATGTAACAAGAGGGTTGAAAGAGACATTTCTgtcatttacttattttatctcCGAAATATTATACCACCCAAGGGGAGAGATAATTTATCCCGATACTAATTATTAATCTCGAGATAAGTTATTCCGAACTTGCCAACCTAACAACAAATTAAATGGTACTATAATTTAATCTCAAAACTATTTGAtattatccttcacaccaaacgacccctaaaaaGTGAATCTACGAAGGAGTGACGATTTgtcaaaaatatgtaaaaataaaagcgaaaaaatcatgataaaatatttaaaaaaatatataacaaataatCATTCATGACTAtaacaaagataaaataatatgataaatgaaAGTTTAAAAAAGCAACAAATTACTactataaaattaagaaaaaaaccttataataaaaaatattaaaattatatttagcaaataaaaaaaaaagtccctTTTTTATTAACACAACCCTCTTCAAGGTTTAATTCTTGTACACGGCAGCTGAGATTCCCATCTTTGTTGTGCAGTCGCTCTACTCCCCCAATTTGAACTCTCTATCGGCGATCTCTTTCTCCGGCGAAGTCTTTCGGTAAGTTTCTTTTCTCATCTCTTGTGTTTTCTTCTTCCGTTTATTTCACATTTGAAAAACCCTAACCCCTTTTTTGATTGCGAGTTCAAAGCACCAACTTCGATGTAGGTTTTacaatggttttttttttttgaattcttcATGTTCATTGTGTTGTGATATTGGATATTAAGTTTAATCATAAGGTGAGGTGCCGGAGTCTTCGTAGTTTGTTTAAGAGATCTGTATTAGAGTAATCTTAGCGACTGTAAATAAAGTGGGTATATTGGGAAATTCATAAGGGAAATTGGATTCGTTCAGGATTGAggtgttattgttattgttcaCTGTAATAATAAGGGAAAAAAAGTGAAAGGGGTGTAAAAGATGGAAACTTTATCACTTTCTAGCAATTGTGGTGTAAAGTTTAGTTAATGGGGTTCAATATCAAGAATCTTATGAGCTTGTAAATATGATGTCTGCCTAAGTCAATTGTCTATATCATCATATTGCGACTTTTAAGCGCTTGGGCTTTAATTTTTACTTGATGCTTGGAGTCTAGAGGTATACTTGTGGCTTACGTTAGGGCTATTACGTGTGATGGAGCCAAATCTCGGGTTAAAAGTTTGTAAGGGAAATTCAATTAGTTTAAGATTGAGGAGTTATTGTTGTTATACTCTTATATAACAAAGGGAAAAAGTGGAATGGGGTGTAAAAGATGGaattttcatcatcattcaatGTTGTTGTTATCAAATTGTTACTTTTCAGCAGTTGAGTTTTATAATTCTTTGTGAATTGTGGTTGTTTGTGCTGCATATTGGAGCTTCAATTTCTGCAGCTCTCAAAATGTGTTGCAATTGTTGTTCGGAATCAAGGTCTGGTCATGTTGGTATACTTACATAAAGTCTGAGTCTTGTTAGTTTTGTAAAGGATCTGTATTTTCTTGGAGCAGTGTTGTGAAAGGCGCTCGCCATAGCGCCTTTGGCGAATGGCATGGCGAGGCGAGGCGAGGCTGTGTCGCCATTATCCACTGAGGCGAGGCGACCTCAAATAGGCGAGCCGAGGCGACCCAATGGCTACGTAAATGGCGTCgccattttgatttttttaaaaattttttttaacttaataatattagttttttttttctattttcaaactTTCATCAGACTTTTGTGTattcctcttcttctcttcctcGAGTCGCTGCTGCTTCTTCTCTTCCTCAGTCGCTGCTCTCTTCTTCGTCTCTTTCCCTCGAGTTGCTGCTCCTTTCgtctctttctctttcactCTTCACTGCTCCCTGCCTTTACTAATCTTTTTTTTCCTCTGTTTTCTTCACTCTCTGTTTTGTCCCGGATTACTGTAAAATGCTTTCTGCTTTCACTGTGTTGTGACTGCTgtccattatttttttgaaaaaaaattaattcttctatagtaattattttagtatttgtaatatatgtaattgctattgaaattttgaatattatatgtgcaattaaatgtttttaatttttggtattaattggcgCCTCGATTCAAAAAGGCGAGCGCCTCGCCGCTCGCCTCGCCGCGTGGCGAGGCAGGCCCTTGTTGCCTTGTGTCGCCTCTCGCTGTCCAAAACACTGTCTTGGAGAATATAGAAACCTCTAGTGTTAGAGAGATATTTGTCGAGTGGAATGACACTGATCCAAATAGAATGGATATTGAAGAATCATAAGGCCAGTTCTAACTAGTTTAGGATTGAGGAGTTTTTGCTGTTCTCTTACAGAATAAGGATGAAATAGGCTAGATCGTAAAAGATGGTTTTATTATCGCCAGATTGTGCTTTTGTGCAAATGGGATGTAAGGTCTAGTTAATGGGGTTCTATTTCAAGAATTTCTTGAATGCTTAAATACATTGACTGCCTATTCAACGGTCTTATGAAACCTCGAGTTTTCATCAATTTAGGTAGGCAGTGGCCATTTATTCTCCAGAAGCTGTGAAGCTTTTCTGGAGGCTGATGGAATTGTGATTGTTTTCCGTGTTTAATTTTACTCTGATTTTGTTCAAGTCAGGACGAAGTCTTAGATCAATTTCCTTTCAAAATGTATTAATAGACATACTTCATACTTGTGTCCTTTTATGTTTAGAATGaagattgttggtgctttttaAATCTTGGCAGTGTGCAAGAATACAGAGGATAAAGTTGTTATATTGCTTTCGAAATGTGTTGGTGTTGTAGCTTTTAAAGGTTCATGCTGGTTTTACATTTGTGTCCAGTGCTTGGTTGGGACTATGGTTCACAAAAAATATCTGTAATGCTTCCATCCCAGCTCAATGGATTTTCTCTCTAAAATTTCATTATCTCCGTCAGGCTAGCTAACCTTCATTCTGCAAGTTGCTAGGACAATTGAATTGGAGAGGTATAAATGCTTGGGAGGAAATTGAGGACTAGGGTACATTTGGATTGAGATGCAGTTGCGCACTTCATTCCAAGTTTACGTCTTCcttctttattcttttgtaTCAGGACGAAGAAATGAGTTGCTTGTACTGTTAGCAAATAGGTCATTTATTTTCTATGAGCTTTTTTGCCCTATTAGAGCCTTATAGCTGAAGAGTACTTCTGCACTTGCTTACATATTGGAGAATTTTTGCTTTCTATGTCAAAGTAGCTGTGGCATAGCTTGATGCAGTTTCTTTATTTTAACTACTCTCGCATCTTTAGCGACTAACTGCAAAATAGAATTCATGGTAAAGACAGCAAGACGGAAGTGTCCTAAATGCTTCCTTTGTGTTTGCACATATATAATTCCCTCGTTGTCTAAAAATTGCAGGATTTAAGATCTGCTAGCTTTAACAATGGCGTCTTCATATCTACCTGCAACCACAGATTCACTAGCTCAGGCTTCTGAGGCTACAACCCCATCTGAGGCTATTTCCATTCTCTACCGCATTCTTGAGAACCCTTCATCATCTTCCGAGGCCCTAAGGATCAAAGAGCAGGCAATCTTCAATCTCTCTGACCTCCTAAGTCAAGAGAAGAGGGCTGAGGATCTCCAAAAGCTTCTTGTCCAGTTGCGTCCCTTCTTCTCTTTAATACCCAAGGCAAAAACAGCCAAAATTGTTAATAAAGGAATTGTTGATGCGGTGGCTAAGATACCGGGTACATCTGACCTTCAGATTACACTTTGCAAAGATATAGTGCAGTGGGCCCGTTCGGAGAAACGAACTTTCCTTCGTCAGCGGGTTGAGGCAAAACTTGCAGCTCTTTTGATGGAAAACAAAGAGTATTCTGAAGCATTGACACTTCTTTCAGGGTTGATCAAGGAGGTGAGAAGATTGGATGACAAGCTTCTTCTTGTGGAGATTGACTTGCTGGAGAGCCAGCTCCATTTCTCATTGAGAAATCTTCCCAAAGCCAAGGCTGCTCTTACTGCTGCTCGAACAGCCGCCAATGCTATTTATGTCCCTCCAGCTCAGCAAGGTGCCATTGATTTGCAGAGTGGGATACTCCATGCAGAAGAGAAGGATTATAAAACTGCTTACAGCTATTTCTATGAGGCATTTGAAGCATTTAATGCCCTTGAAAATCCCCAGGCCCTATACAGCCTCAAGTATATGTTGCTATGCAAAATCATGGTCAGCCAGGCTGATGATGTTGCAGGAATAATATCAACCAAGGTTGGATTGAATTACCAGGGGCCAGAAGTTGATGCAATGAAAGCTGTTGCTGATGCTCACTCCAAGCGATCTTTGAAGCTCTTTGAGACTGCTCTTCGCAACTTTAAGGCTCAGCTAGATGAAGATCCTATCGTCCATAGGCACCTTTCTTCGCTCTACGACACTTTAATGGAGCAGAATCTTTGCAGGTTGATCGAGCCTTTCTCAAGAGTCGAGATTGCTCATATTGCTGAGTTGATTGAGTTGCCAGCTGACCATGTTGAGAAGAAGTTATCTCAAATGATATTAGACAAGAAGTTTGCTGGAACTCTGGACCAGGGTGCTGGATGCCTTGTAATTTTTGAGGACCCTAAGCAAGACGCCATTTACCCGGCTACATTGGAAACCATTTCAAATATGGGGAAGGTAGTTGACAGTCTGTTTGTAAGATCCTCAAAGATAGTGGCTTGAGTATCAGATCCTCCATCTATGACTTGTATTTCCTGAGCTGCAAGCAGATACTGCTTTAGGCCTCAGCGCGTTTTGTTGTGTTTTATGCTTCATTTCTAAATACATTTGAACTTAGTATAAACCTTACATGGCTGGAGTTACCAATGAGCAAGTTCAACTAAACTTCTTAGATGTTTTATgactttatttttcatcaatgcTGTGAGATGTTTGAACTATTTAATTATCAGCTTTATTTCTTATGGTGACTATCTCTGTGTTTGTTTTTCTGTCTTTTAATTTGAACCTTggttattttttatctttttttggtGTTTATGCTTATTTTACTTGATCACTGTTATGAACTTTACTTCTTGCTACCTGACAATAAATAATGTTACTTTTCTTATATTTAGTAATTCCTTAATATAGTTACATGTTTGAATTTGATCAAgtttccaaaataatttttttttttggttagagGTGCTttctaaaaactataataataattgtgCTCATTGATCAattgaaaaatacttttatcaatattaaaactttattaggtttctcaattttttatttgcttggAATTAGAATAATAATCTATCTCTACTAAATGGTACTATTTTTTCCtctaaaaactaaaatgaattGGAGGGAGTAcacaatatataatttaatattctaTGTGATATGTTAGATGAAATTGTTTTtctcttaattatataattttcaattttgagttTTCGTGTATGAGTTTTACACGTAAATTTggataaatttgattttaatgcGAATATCTTGAGTCTTACACAGTAAAATTGAATTAACTTGACTTACATAATAAACTtgatatttttctcttaattatataatttttaatttcgaGCTTTCGTGTATGAGTTTTATAAGTAAATTTAGATTAATTTGACTTTAATGCGAATATCCTGAGTCTTACATAGTAAATTTGAATTAACTTTGCgcaataaatttgaattactttGACCTTCgcatatatcaaaattattattttttataataaaaaattattctcgATTTTCTCTCACTACTAGTAGTCTTCTGGTTTTATTCTCGATTTTCTTGCTCACTCTTTCGGAGGTCTCTCTAGTCATCTTCAGCTATAGATCCACACACAGGTAAACCCtttttctctatcttttttgATCTCTCTTCATCAATTTCACGCATTTTTACATCGATATGTttgaattattcatattttatggaaaaaatgatatttttttgatCAATTCTGGGTACAGCAgtgtaaatataattttttgtttattttgtaataattttcactaaaataaatataattgtaaTGTAAGAGTTGCTGACATGTTGTTGAGTTGTTTGTAGTCATTAATTTGGaggtttttgtttttggtgttGAATTACTTGTTTGGATCTTCAACATTTTAGTTGCTGATCTAAAAGTTCAAAATATATGGTATACCATCTAGAGGTCTCAGGGTTCAAATTCCAGCAGAGAGCTCTAGTGATTTCTGGTGGAGGTGGTAGATATTTCGTGGAATTAGTTGAGATGTGTGT
The window above is part of the Solanum pennellii chromosome 5, SPENNV200 genome. Proteins encoded here:
- the LOC107020547 gene encoding 26S proteasome non-ATPase regulatory subunit 11 homolog, whose amino-acid sequence is MASSYLPATTDSLAQASEATTPSEAISILYRILENPSSSSEALRIKEQAIFNLSDLLSQEKRAEDLQKLLVQLRPFFSLIPKAKTAKIVNKGIVDAVAKIPGTSDLQITLCKDIVQWARSEKRTFLRQRVEAKLAALLMENKEYSEALTLLSGLIKEVRRLDDKLLLVEIDLLESQLHFSLRNLPKAKAALTAARTAANAIYVPPAQQGAIDLQSGILHAEEKDYKTAYSYFYEAFEAFNALENPQALYSLKYMLLCKIMVSQADDVAGIISTKVGLNYQGPEVDAMKAVADAHSKRSLKLFETALRNFKAQLDEDPIVHRHLSSLYDTLMEQNLCRLIEPFSRVEIAHIAELIELPADHVEKKLSQMILDKKFAGTLDQGAGCLVIFEDPKQDAIYPATLETISNMGKVVDSLFVRSSKIVA